One segment of Agromyces albus DNA contains the following:
- a CDS encoding hydroxyacid dehydrogenase — translation MIEYAVAVGSNRLAERLFGASFEGLADVPAERVGGVLTEFESDVARRVLARADALLTGWDTPPLTAAVLDAAPRLRQVIHAGGAVEWLFPDGRRGIEASDTGAVNATPVAEYALAMVLLANKDAFRARELYRDRRAYIDREEEFEASGNHIRTVGVVSASRTGRALIELLRPFATLRVLVYDPYLSARDAHALGVESATLPELMRSSDVVTLHPPVLPDTIGMISEEMLSLLPDGATLINTARGEIIDQAALERELRSQRIKAILDVSEPEPLPASSPLYDLPNVFLTPHIAGSMGTELRRMGDEVVSILTRFAGRERHAQGAPLG, via the coding sequence GTGATCGAATACGCCGTCGCGGTCGGCTCGAACCGACTCGCAGAACGTCTCTTCGGCGCCTCATTCGAGGGACTGGCGGATGTCCCTGCCGAGCGGGTCGGCGGAGTGCTCACCGAGTTCGAATCGGATGTCGCACGCCGGGTGCTCGCGCGGGCCGACGCGCTGCTCACCGGCTGGGACACGCCTCCGCTGACGGCCGCCGTCCTCGACGCGGCACCTCGACTGCGGCAGGTGATCCATGCCGGTGGTGCGGTCGAGTGGCTGTTCCCCGACGGCAGGCGCGGCATCGAGGCATCCGACACCGGCGCAGTCAATGCGACGCCGGTCGCCGAATATGCACTGGCGATGGTGCTCCTCGCCAACAAAGACGCGTTCCGCGCACGGGAGCTCTACCGCGACCGGCGCGCGTACATCGATCGCGAGGAGGAATTCGAGGCGAGCGGCAACCACATCCGCACGGTCGGCGTGGTCAGCGCGTCGCGAACGGGCAGGGCGCTCATCGAGTTGCTGCGACCCTTCGCGACCCTTCGAGTACTCGTGTACGACCCTTACCTCAGCGCTCGGGACGCGCACGCGCTCGGTGTGGAATCGGCGACGCTCCCCGAGCTCATGCGCTCGAGCGACGTCGTGACGCTGCATCCGCCGGTGCTTCCCGACACGATCGGCATGATCAGCGAGGAGATGCTCTCGCTCCTCCCCGACGGCGCGACGCTCATCAACACGGCCCGCGGCGAGATCATCGACCAGGCCGCGCTGGAACGTGAACTGCGCAGCCAGCGGATCAAGGCGATCCTCGATGTGAGCGAGCCCGAGCCGCTGCCGGCGTCATCGCCGCTCTACGACCTGCCGAACGTATTCCTCACTCCGCACATCGCCGGCTCCATGGGCACCGAGCTTCGGCGCATGGGCGACGAGGTGGTCTCGATCCTGACCCGGTTCGCCGGCAGGGAGCGGCACGCGCAGGGTGCGCCGCTCGGATGA
- a CDS encoding nucleotidyltransferase family protein: MTKTPPTGPKAVLPVAEARATLSVMLRNFRDLGPDAAPVVIGSHRRPEAVLIPYERFASNEARIGQDTARPDRRAPRLLDDLRRRRALIERLARANRISSVQVFGSVARGDDTPSSDVDLLVDPQDDASLFDLAQFELDMESLFERAVDVVSRRSLDAGRDRAVLDEAIDL, translated from the coding sequence ATGACGAAGACACCCCCGACCGGCCCGAAGGCCGTTCTTCCCGTCGCGGAGGCGCGCGCCACGCTCTCGGTCATGCTTCGCAACTTCCGCGATCTCGGACCCGATGCCGCTCCGGTTGTCATCGGATCGCACCGCCGACCTGAGGCGGTGCTGATTCCCTACGAGCGGTTCGCCTCGAACGAAGCCCGTATCGGGCAGGACACCGCGCGGCCAGACCGGCGCGCCCCCCGCCTGCTCGATGATCTCCGCCGCCGCCGAGCCCTCATCGAGCGCCTCGCGCGGGCCAACCGCATCTCGTCGGTTCAGGTCTTCGGTTCGGTCGCACGAGGCGACGACACTCCGTCGAGCGATGTGGATCTCCTGGTCGACCCGCAGGATGACGCGTCGCTCTTCGACCTCGCCCAGTTCGAGCTCGATATGGAGTCGCTGTTCGAGCGAGCCGTCGACGTCGTCTCACGCCGCTCACTCGATGCCGGCCGCGATCGAGCGGTACTCGACGAGGCAATCGACCTGTGA
- a CDS encoding ketose-bisphosphate aldolase, whose product MLINGNDLLTVANENDFAVPAFNISDYAMFNGVIDISEEKNAPLIVAIHPDEVSHLGVDLIQAIRARAHRASVPVVIHWDHGGSFEQMLTAIQSGFTSVMIDKSMSPFDENVAMTKRVVDAAHAVGLSVEGELGTIGKTDDEAEDGTDNIIYTVPDDAVRFVEQTGVDSLAIAIGTSHGIYPASMKPALKLDLLREIKAAVGIPLVLHGGSNNPDDEIGRSVKLGINKINISSDIKVAYHDKMREVLADTALREPNSIQPPCIAAMQVVAAQKIDLFDAAGKAALY is encoded by the coding sequence GTGCTCATCAATGGCAACGACCTTCTCACCGTGGCGAATGAGAACGACTTCGCGGTGCCCGCCTTCAACATCAGCGACTACGCGATGTTCAACGGCGTCATCGACATCAGCGAGGAGAAGAACGCGCCGCTCATCGTCGCGATCCACCCCGACGAAGTGAGCCACCTCGGGGTCGACCTCATCCAGGCCATTCGCGCGCGAGCCCATCGCGCCTCAGTGCCCGTCGTCATCCACTGGGACCACGGCGGCAGCTTCGAGCAGATGCTCACCGCCATCCAGAGCGGCTTCACGTCGGTCATGATCGACAAGTCCATGTCGCCGTTCGACGAGAACGTGGCGATGACGAAGCGGGTGGTCGACGCGGCGCACGCCGTGGGCCTCTCGGTCGAGGGCGAGCTCGGCACGATCGGCAAGACCGACGACGAGGCCGAAGACGGCACCGACAACATCATCTACACGGTTCCGGATGACGCGGTGCGGTTCGTCGAGCAGACGGGCGTCGACAGTCTCGCCATCGCGATCGGCACCTCGCACGGCATCTACCCCGCGAGCATGAAGCCCGCGCTCAAGCTCGACCTGCTGCGCGAGATCAAGGCAGCCGTCGGGATTCCACTCGTGCTGCACGGCGGCTCGAACAACCCCGACGACGAGATCGGGCGATCGGTGAAGCTCGGCATCAACAAGATCAACATCTCGAGCGACATCAAGGTGGCCTATCACGACAAGATGCGGGAGGTGCTCGCCGACACGGCGCTGCGCGAGCCCAACTCGATCCAGCCGCCGTGCATCGCGGCGATGCAGGTCGTCGCCGCGCAGAAGATCGACCTGTTCGACGCGGCGGGCAAGGCTGCGCTGTACTAG
- a CDS encoding cupin domain-containing protein: MSDASTFPGGTAVSWLDVYDSESIDGLRGGSPHMHLVSAECYVVVGGRGWLQTLNRSGVKETQLEPGVVVWFTPGTVHRAINEGDLRVLVIMQNAGLPEAGDAVMTFPAEQLVDAETYRSAARLPERPTESERQADADRRRDLAVQGFLELREAADSGDFAPFEAFAAAAARIVQPRVGEWQGIWRGVVGAQADETRRSMDGLAEGDWSSLLAAGVFEASANPGDRRFGMCGRLRTYQLGA, translated from the coding sequence ATGAGCGACGCGTCCACGTTCCCGGGCGGCACGGCAGTCTCGTGGCTCGACGTCTACGACTCGGAGTCGATCGATGGGCTCCGCGGCGGCTCGCCGCACATGCACCTCGTGTCGGCAGAATGCTACGTCGTCGTCGGCGGTCGTGGATGGCTCCAGACGCTCAACCGTTCGGGCGTGAAGGAGACGCAGCTCGAGCCGGGCGTCGTCGTGTGGTTCACGCCCGGCACAGTGCATCGTGCGATCAACGAGGGCGATCTGCGCGTGCTCGTGATCATGCAGAACGCCGGGTTGCCCGAGGCGGGCGACGCCGTGATGACGTTCCCGGCCGAGCAGCTCGTCGACGCCGAGACGTATCGTTCGGCGGCCCGGTTGCCCGAGCGGCCGACGGAATCCGAGCGCCAGGCGGATGCCGACCGGCGCCGGGATCTCGCTGTCCAGGGGTTTCTCGAGCTGCGCGAGGCAGCAGATTCGGGCGACTTCGCGCCCTTCGAGGCGTTCGCCGCCGCGGCGGCTCGGATCGTGCAGCCGCGCGTCGGCGAGTGGCAGGGCATCTGGCGTGGAGTCGTCGGCGCGCAAGCCGACGAGACACGCCGATCGATGGACGGCCTCGCGGAGGGCGACTGGAGTTCGTTGCTCGCGGCCGGCGTCTTCGAGGCATCCGCGAACCCCGGTGATCGGCGATTCGGCATGTGCGGGCGACTCCGCACCTACCAGCTCGGGGCGTAG
- a CDS encoding DeoR/GlpR family DNA-binding transcription regulator — protein MRHLPAGRRANLADYVSASGQVTVAMLAERYGVSIDTIRRDLDQLDAEGVLVRTHGGAVSATATPRTDRGLDVRLHMQAEEKERIAELAAELIPDGAVVMLNAGTTTLAVARHLRNHRELTIATNNLRIPAEISPKVFRDLYVFGGSVRSITQATTGPISFKVAAGGGEIDLQCDLALIAVGAVSPAGGYSTSNLGDAAMMAEMMSRATRVAVLADSSKFGRRLFAQVAELGRADYFITDAPPPPDLEEALRQNDVEIITPAGG, from the coding sequence GTGCGACATCTGCCAGCCGGCCGCAGAGCCAACCTCGCCGACTACGTCTCGGCGAGCGGACAGGTGACCGTCGCCATGCTCGCCGAGCGCTACGGCGTCTCGATCGACACGATCCGCCGCGACCTCGACCAGCTCGACGCCGAGGGCGTGCTCGTACGCACCCACGGCGGCGCGGTGAGCGCAACGGCCACTCCCCGCACCGACCGCGGCCTCGACGTGCGACTGCACATGCAGGCTGAAGAGAAGGAGCGCATCGCCGAGCTCGCCGCCGAGCTCATCCCCGACGGCGCAGTCGTCATGCTCAACGCGGGCACCACGACGCTCGCGGTCGCGCGGCACCTGCGCAACCACCGCGAACTCACGATCGCCACGAACAACCTGCGCATCCCGGCCGAGATCTCGCCGAAGGTCTTCCGCGACCTCTACGTGTTCGGGGGTTCGGTGCGCTCGATCACCCAGGCAACCACGGGCCCGATCAGCTTCAAGGTCGCCGCGGGCGGCGGCGAGATCGACCTGCAGTGCGACCTCGCGCTCATCGCGGTCGGAGCGGTCTCACCGGCCGGCGGTTACTCGACGAGCAACCTCGGCGACGCGGCGATGATGGCCGAGATGATGTCGCGTGCCACGCGCGTGGCGGTGCTTGCCGACTCCTCGAAGTTCGGCCGGCGACTGTTCGCCCAGGTCGCCGAGCTCGGCCGGGCCGACTACTTCATCACGGATGCCCCGCCCCCGCCCGACCTCGAAGAGGCCCTCCGCCAGAACGACGTCGAGATCATCACCCCCGCCGGTGGTTGA
- a CDS encoding carbohydrate ABC transporter permease: MTTSTSTSTSSITTAGSRARQRMTMKVLVLLGLLAGAAFAGFPVLWMLASSFKSNTEIFEYPPRLVTESFSFDAYVTILTDPEKVRFFVNSYVVSLSVTALTLVVAILAAYAFSRFEFRFKRPLNMIIVSVQAVPPITLLIPYFGLMVTLGLYNTYPGLILTYMVFTLPYAIIMMTGYFNTLPRELDEAVRVDGAGSMTALWRILVPISVPGIVSVGVYTFMIAWNEYLFALTLTKTQDMRTVPIGIQLLMGQHSYEWNEMMAMSILGSVPVLILFLFFQRYFIGGLTSGSVKS; the protein is encoded by the coding sequence ATGACCACCAGCACCAGCACCAGCACCAGCTCCATCACCACTGCCGGCTCACGCGCGCGGCAACGCATGACCATGAAGGTCCTCGTGCTCCTCGGCCTGCTCGCCGGGGCGGCCTTCGCGGGCTTTCCCGTGCTCTGGATGCTCGCGAGTTCGTTCAAGTCGAACACCGAGATCTTCGAATACCCGCCGCGCCTCGTCACCGAGAGCTTCTCGTTCGACGCCTACGTGACGATCCTCACCGATCCCGAGAAGGTGCGCTTCTTCGTCAACAGCTACGTCGTCTCGCTCTCGGTCACGGCACTCACGCTCGTGGTCGCGATCCTCGCGGCCTATGCGTTCAGCCGCTTCGAGTTCCGATTCAAGCGCCCGCTCAACATGATCATCGTGAGCGTGCAGGCCGTGCCGCCGATCACCCTGCTCATCCCGTACTTCGGGCTCATGGTGACGCTCGGGCTCTACAACACCTACCCGGGCCTGATCCTCACCTACATGGTGTTCACGCTGCCCTACGCGATCATCATGATGACCGGCTACTTCAACACCCTGCCACGCGAGCTCGACGAGGCCGTGCGCGTCGACGGCGCCGGTTCGATGACGGCGCTCTGGCGCATCCTCGTGCCGATCTCGGTGCCGGGCATCGTGTCGGTCGGCGTGTACACGTTCATGATCGCGTGGAACGAGTACCTCTTCGCGCTCACCCTCACGAAGACGCAGGACATGCGCACCGTGCCCATCGGCATCCAGCTGCTCATGGGACAGCACTCCTATGAGTGGAACGAAATGATGGCGATGAGCATCCTCGGTTCGGTTCCGGTGCTGATCCTCTTCCTCTTCTTCCAGCGCTACTTCATCGGCGGGCTGACCTCCGGGTCGGTCAAGAGCTGA
- a CDS encoding HepT-like ribonuclease domain-containing protein, protein MRAADRVERWLDDLTATLDAAALLVTRGRDEFDRDPALPLAFEALSNRVGDLSKRLTAADPARFDDPLWSQAARNRDFVVHHYDRVDSHALWVTVSRSFPELHQLVRDVRASS, encoded by the coding sequence GTGAGGGCTGCCGATCGCGTGGAGCGCTGGCTCGACGACCTGACGGCCACCCTCGACGCCGCGGCTCTCCTGGTCACACGCGGCCGCGACGAGTTCGACCGCGACCCGGCGTTGCCACTCGCCTTCGAAGCGCTCTCGAACCGAGTGGGCGACCTCTCGAAGCGGCTGACGGCCGCAGATCCGGCCCGATTCGACGACCCGCTCTGGTCTCAGGCAGCCCGCAACCGCGACTTCGTGGTGCACCATTACGACCGCGTCGACTCGCACGCACTTTGGGTCACGGTGTCGCGCAGCTTCCCCGAGCTGCACCAGCTCGTGAGAGATGTGCGCGCCAGCTCGTGA
- a CDS encoding ABC transporter substrate-binding protein: MTALPNGAGLSRRGFLAGAGAAAAALALAACTPGGGGGGARSAYGLLLPGDVPPQWDRIRDAVNKKLKADLGFEFKPEFINWKDYGSQSLLKFTAGEKFETALSARWLNIAQLIESKALVPLDSAINSGDYPNLTATIDKSAFDANRWTDGEIYGIPAVNSAARIHHHVARGDLVEKYAGGSITTFEQLEKFWYDVVQKEGIPGYINRNSVFDVLGAPTGNLYAEGWESPDLIPLYFSSDSLLFVPGKNAASSGSANAVPFWEYEPYVESLHRVRKYYQDGIINADRLNADPATLRAQFDGGGAATTSGITDGNDTSSHLAQLEKAVSGATLATLLPFRDGEGAKPNQTFQADNVVVVNAKGADNDAALQLLDWVSIQENHDLLQYGVEGTDWKAVGDDGYEATGEYNNFPGFALSWRIPLERKFSRMSESESGWFEWSKSYENFTLDPFATFIPDLSEIESEHSQITAAIAEYGNPLWAGAVEVEAGLDSLKKAVDQAGLAKVQDELNKQADAYLASQ; the protein is encoded by the coding sequence ATGACGGCACTCCCCAACGGCGCCGGGCTGTCACGTCGAGGTTTCCTCGCCGGAGCCGGCGCGGCGGCCGCGGCCCTCGCGCTCGCCGCCTGCACCCCCGGTGGAGGAGGTGGCGGCGCTCGCAGCGCCTACGGCCTCCTGCTGCCCGGTGACGTTCCCCCGCAGTGGGACCGGATCCGCGACGCGGTCAACAAGAAGCTGAAGGCCGACCTCGGCTTCGAGTTCAAGCCCGAGTTCATCAACTGGAAGGACTACGGGTCGCAGTCGCTCCTGAAGTTCACGGCGGGTGAGAAGTTCGAGACGGCGCTGAGCGCTCGATGGCTCAACATCGCGCAGCTCATCGAATCGAAGGCACTCGTCCCGCTCGACAGTGCCATCAACAGCGGTGACTACCCGAACCTGACCGCCACCATCGACAAGAGCGCCTTCGACGCGAACCGGTGGACCGACGGAGAGATCTACGGCATCCCCGCCGTCAACAGCGCGGCCCGCATCCACCACCACGTCGCCCGCGGCGACCTCGTCGAGAAGTACGCCGGCGGCAGCATCACGACCTTCGAGCAGCTCGAGAAGTTCTGGTATGACGTCGTGCAGAAGGAGGGCATCCCCGGATACATCAACCGGAACTCCGTCTTCGACGTGCTCGGCGCGCCCACCGGCAACCTCTACGCCGAGGGCTGGGAGTCGCCCGACCTCATCCCGCTGTACTTCTCGAGCGATTCGCTGCTGTTCGTGCCGGGCAAGAACGCTGCGTCGAGCGGATCGGCGAACGCCGTCCCGTTCTGGGAGTACGAGCCCTACGTGGAGTCGCTGCACCGCGTGCGGAAGTACTACCAGGACGGCATCATCAACGCCGACCGCCTCAACGCCGACCCGGCGACGCTCCGTGCCCAGTTCGACGGCGGCGGCGCGGCCACGACCTCGGGCATCACCGATGGCAACGACACGTCATCGCATCTGGCGCAGCTCGAGAAGGCCGTGTCGGGCGCGACGCTCGCCACGTTGCTTCCGTTCCGCGACGGTGAGGGCGCCAAGCCGAATCAGACCTTCCAAGCCGACAACGTCGTCGTGGTCAACGCGAAGGGAGCCGACAACGACGCCGCGCTGCAGCTGCTCGACTGGGTCTCGATCCAGGAGAACCACGACCTCCTGCAATACGGCGTCGAGGGCACCGACTGGAAGGCCGTCGGCGACGACGGCTACGAGGCGACCGGCGAGTACAACAACTTCCCCGGATTCGCACTCAGTTGGCGCATTCCGCTCGAGCGCAAGTTCTCCCGCATGAGCGAGTCGGAGAGCGGCTGGTTCGAATGGTCGAAGTCGTACGAGAACTTCACGCTCGACCCATTCGCGACCTTCATCCCCGACCTCTCCGAGATCGAGAGCGAGCACTCGCAGATCACCGCTGCGATCGCCGAGTACGGCAACCCCCTCTGGGCCGGCGCCGTCGAGGTCGAAGCGGGCCTCGACAGTCTGAAGAAGGCGGTCGACCAGGCCGGGCTCGCAAAGGTCCAAGACGAGCTCAACAAGCAGGCTGACGCCTACCTGGCGTCGCAGTAG
- a CDS encoding carbohydrate ABC transporter permease has translation MITTPTTLTESAEPSAPPPTRTPTQGPARRRRLGHPGEPYAFIAPTAVLMLVLMIVPIVLVIGYSFMDNVITKKNPEFVGVENFVEVLTDGVFATALGNTLFFTIVSVVAHLLLGLGFSMLLNSPLISRASRAVFRVIYILPWLFTAAVIAVLWRMLLNPNGVVNYLLSSDVEWLSSPSLALGAVTFINIWAGYPFFMISLLAGLQGIPADLYEAATVDGANGWQRFRNVTLPQLRPIIISMTLLDLIWTSQQFALIWMTTGGGPIHVTEMLSTFTYKLAFSRYEFALASTSAVIILLLSMVLAFFYVRHQRARD, from the coding sequence ATGATCACCACCCCCACCACACTCACCGAGAGCGCGGAACCATCTGCGCCACCACCGACACGCACCCCGACGCAGGGGCCGGCTCGACGACGCCGTCTCGGCCACCCCGGCGAGCCCTACGCCTTCATCGCCCCCACGGCGGTGCTCATGCTCGTGCTGATGATCGTGCCCATCGTGCTCGTCATCGGCTACTCGTTCATGGACAACGTCATCACGAAGAAGAACCCCGAGTTCGTGGGCGTCGAGAACTTCGTGGAGGTGCTGACCGACGGGGTCTTCGCGACGGCGCTCGGCAACACGCTGTTCTTCACGATCGTGAGCGTGGTCGCGCACCTGCTGCTCGGCCTCGGTTTCTCGATGCTGCTGAACAGCCCGCTCATCAGCCGCGCGAGCCGGGCGGTGTTCCGGGTGATCTACATCCTGCCGTGGCTGTTCACCGCGGCGGTGATCGCCGTGCTGTGGCGGATGCTGCTGAATCCCAACGGCGTCGTCAACTACCTGCTCTCCAGCGATGTCGAGTGGCTCTCGTCACCGTCGCTCGCCCTCGGCGCCGTGACGTTCATCAACATCTGGGCCGGCTACCCGTTCTTCATGATCAGCCTGCTCGCCGGCTTGCAGGGCATCCCGGCCGACCTGTATGAGGCCGCGACGGTCGACGGCGCGAACGGCTGGCAGCGCTTCCGCAACGTCACGCTGCCGCAGTTGCGCCCGATCATCATCAGCATGACGCTGCTCGATCTCATCTGGACCTCGCAGCAGTTCGCGCTCATCTGGATGACGACCGGCGGCGGGCCCATCCACGTCACCGAGATGCTGAGCACGTTCACGTACAAGCTCGCGTTCAGCCGCTACGAGTTCGCGCTCGCCTCGACGAGCGCCGTCATCATCCTGCTGCTCTCGATGGTGCTCGCCTTCTTCTACGTACGACACCAGCGGGCGAGGGACTGA
- a CDS encoding GNAT family N-acetyltransferase produces MTMTWEWRGTVRNEEINELHAEGFDHVPAADDWTERLSRLSLGWVTARDDEGLVGFVNVIWDGHVHAFIEDTLVAHRARRQGIGKRLVAVAEEQSRAAGCEWLHVDFDDHLKSFYFDACGFRPTSAGLMQLR; encoded by the coding sequence ATGACGATGACGTGGGAATGGCGCGGAACGGTCCGGAACGAAGAGATCAACGAGCTGCACGCGGAAGGCTTCGACCATGTGCCCGCGGCTGACGATTGGACCGAGCGGCTCTCGCGTCTCAGCCTGGGATGGGTCACCGCGCGCGATGACGAGGGTCTCGTGGGCTTCGTCAACGTGATCTGGGACGGTCACGTGCACGCGTTCATCGAAGACACCCTGGTGGCACATCGAGCGCGCCGACAGGGAATAGGCAAGCGACTCGTCGCGGTCGCCGAGGAGCAATCGAGGGCGGCAGGCTGCGAGTGGCTCCACGTCGACTTCGACGATCACCTGAAGAGCTTCTACTTCGATGCCTGCGGGTTCCGTCCTACGAGCGCCGGCCTGATGCAGCTGCGCTGA
- a CDS encoding LacI family DNA-binding transcriptional regulator — protein sequence MVKGIPEDYANPIISGVVTAAQRRGLPVTITSAGTDPADLVEAVHNARSHRPEILMITGGRATDDSTIPELVDALQRYEAEGGRVVLITQPGLPFDTVAYENRKGGYDMAKTLAGLGYRDFAVISGMKHGLTQRDRTAGFIEGLAESGIPLPADRVLIGEFTRDAAYAMTGDLLRRGIPVEAIFAVNDAMALGVLTFLRDAGRSIAVAGFDDIQALRDVTPSLSTVHLPWDQVADEALTMAMGPRGDEPRTIMIEGHVVVRESTPPVVR from the coding sequence GTGGTCAAGGGGATTCCCGAGGACTACGCGAACCCGATCATCTCGGGCGTCGTCACGGCGGCCCAGCGCCGCGGGCTCCCGGTCACGATCACCTCGGCGGGCACCGACCCGGCCGACCTCGTCGAAGCGGTGCACAACGCCCGCAGCCACCGCCCCGAGATCCTCATGATCACCGGCGGCCGGGCGACGGATGACTCGACGATCCCCGAACTCGTCGACGCACTCCAGCGCTACGAAGCCGAGGGCGGGCGAGTGGTGCTCATCACCCAGCCCGGGCTGCCGTTCGACACCGTCGCCTATGAGAACCGCAAGGGCGGTTACGACATGGCGAAGACACTGGCCGGCCTCGGATATCGCGACTTCGCCGTCATCTCGGGGATGAAGCACGGCCTGACGCAACGCGATCGCACGGCCGGATTCATCGAGGGTCTCGCGGAGTCGGGCATCCCGCTCCCAGCCGACCGTGTCCTGATCGGCGAGTTCACCCGCGACGCGGCCTACGCGATGACCGGCGACCTGCTGCGACGAGGCATCCCGGTGGAGGCGATCTTCGCGGTGAACGACGCGATGGCGCTCGGCGTGCTGACCTTCCTCCGCGACGCCGGCCGCTCGATCGCGGTGGCCGGATTCGACGACATCCAGGCCCTTCGGGATGTCACGCCGTCGCTGAGCACGGTGCACCTGCCGTGGGACCAGGTGGCCGATGAGGCGTTGACGATGGCGATGGGGCCGCGCGGCGACGAGCCGCGCACCATCATGATCGAGGGTCATGTCGTCGTTCGCGAGAGCACGCCGCCGGTGGTGCGATGA
- a CDS encoding ABC transporter substrate-binding protein: MSKEAHDRRRTFRVLGASVAAVALFATAGCSASSDSGSADGDVVLEFAQWWEPELPDGAFRELMDEFEKENPGITVELLSGPYASTKEQLFAGAAAGTMSDVVGLDGAWVSDFANQGAIADLTELMAESDYDDSELASQIKIDGATYMIPVVNFVYPMFTNDDLLAQAGVAAAPTNRTEFAAAANAVAGLGEDTSGWILPLSLEAPNGIQNDVMSWVWASGGSMLDEDGQPDVTNGDVTSAVEYVKGLWDDGAIAPGAFTMKEQDKVEEFTNGRVGMMIDSLAHINLIRESNPDLNFSISALPADDGFDGERGIPYASWGIGVADSSEHKAEAFKLVEFLMSEETNSKLSSIANAFPGNTESVPDFVTEDELFATAFEIYQNGYPANEFTGLPVAEQLMRLFDEQFQVLLDGGQSVDETLEKTQEAWLAEF; the protein is encoded by the coding sequence ATGAGCAAAGAGGCTCACGACCGGCGGCGGACCTTTCGGGTGCTTGGAGCGTCGGTCGCAGCGGTGGCACTGTTCGCGACTGCAGGATGCAGCGCGAGCAGCGACAGCGGATCGGCCGACGGCGACGTCGTGCTCGAATTCGCGCAATGGTGGGAGCCGGAACTACCCGACGGCGCCTTCCGTGAACTGATGGACGAGTTCGAGAAGGAGAACCCGGGCATCACGGTCGAATTGCTCAGCGGGCCGTACGCCTCCACGAAGGAACAGCTCTTCGCCGGCGCCGCAGCCGGCACCATGTCCGACGTCGTCGGCCTCGACGGTGCGTGGGTGAGCGATTTCGCCAACCAGGGCGCGATCGCTGACCTGACCGAGCTCATGGCCGAGAGCGACTACGACGACAGCGAACTCGCCAGTCAGATCAAGATCGACGGCGCGACCTACATGATCCCGGTCGTCAACTTCGTCTACCCGATGTTCACGAATGACGACCTGCTCGCCCAGGCGGGTGTGGCCGCAGCGCCCACCAACCGCACTGAGTTCGCGGCCGCCGCGAACGCCGTCGCCGGGCTCGGCGAAGACACGAGCGGCTGGATCCTGCCGCTCTCGCTCGAGGCGCCGAACGGCATCCAGAACGACGTCATGTCGTGGGTCTGGGCCTCGGGCGGCAGCATGCTCGACGAGGACGGCCAGCCCGATGTCACGAACGGCGACGTCACGAGCGCGGTCGAGTACGTCAAGGGCCTGTGGGACGACGGTGCGATCGCGCCCGGCGCCTTCACGATGAAGGAGCAGGACAAGGTCGAGGAGTTCACCAACGGCCGAGTCGGCATGATGATCGACTCGCTCGCGCACATCAACCTGATCCGCGAGTCCAATCCCGACCTGAACTTCAGCATCTCGGCGCTGCCTGCAGATGACGGGTTCGACGGCGAGCGGGGCATCCCCTACGCCTCATGGGGCATCGGCGTGGCCGACAGCTCGGAGCACAAGGCCGAGGCGTTCAAGCTCGTGGAGTTCCTCATGAGCGAGGAGACGAACTCGAAGCTGTCGTCGATCGCGAACGCGTTCCCCGGCAACACCGAGTCGGTGCCCGATTTCGTCACCGAAGACGAGCTCTTCGCGACGGCGTTCGAGATCTACCAGAACGGATACCCCGCCAACGAGTTCACCGGGCTTCCGGTGGCGGAGCAGCTCATGCGGCTCTTCGACGAGCAGTTCCAGGTGCTCCTGGACGGCGGCCAATCGGTCGACGAGACGCTCGAGAAGACCCAAGAAGCATGGCTCGCCGAGTTCTGA